The following proteins are encoded in a genomic region of Tenacibaculum sp. 190524A05c:
- the rpmF gene encoding 50S ribosomal protein L32 yields MAHPKRKISKTRRDKRRTHYKATMPQIAVDPTTGEAHLYHRAHWHEGKLYYRGQVVIDTTEAEA; encoded by the coding sequence ATGGCACATCCTAAGAGAAAAATATCAAAAACTAGAAGAGATAAAAGAAGAACTCACTATAAAGCTACTATGCCTCAGATAGCTGTTGATCCTACTACTGGTGAAGCTCATTTATACCATAGAGCACACTGGCACGAAGGTAAATTATATTACCGTGGTCAAGTAGTTATTGATACTACTGAAGCAGAAGCTTAA
- a CDS encoding beta-ketoacyl-ACP synthase III, which yields MNKTTAAITAVGKYVPDYVLTNKELETMVDTNDEWITTRTGIKERRILKEEGKGTSFLAIKAAEDLIERNNIDPKEIDLVIVATATPDMLVASTAVYTATKIGAVNAFAFDLQAACSSFLYGMSVASSYIESGRYKKVLLIGADKMSSIIDYTDRATCIIFGDGAGATLFEPNTDGYGFQDEYLRSDGVGRDFLKIEAGGSILPPSADTIKSRQHFVHQEGRTVFKFAVSNMADVSEKILERNNLTKETVNWLVPHQANKRIIEATANRIGLDDSKVMMNISKYGNTTSATLPLLLADYEKELKKGDNLIFAAFGGGFTWGSIYLKWAYNK from the coding sequence ATGAATAAAACAACTGCAGCAATTACAGCAGTAGGAAAGTACGTCCCTGATTATGTTCTAACGAATAAAGAGTTAGAAACAATGGTAGATACCAATGATGAATGGATCACCACTCGAACTGGTATTAAAGAAAGAAGAATTTTAAAAGAAGAAGGGAAGGGTACTTCGTTCTTAGCCATTAAGGCTGCTGAAGATCTTATTGAAAGAAACAATATTGATCCTAAGGAAATTGACTTGGTTATTGTTGCTACTGCAACACCAGATATGTTAGTTGCTTCTACCGCAGTTTACACTGCTACAAAAATTGGAGCTGTGAATGCATTCGCATTTGATTTACAAGCAGCTTGTTCAAGTTTTTTATATGGTATGTCTGTAGCCTCTAGCTATATTGAATCTGGAAGATATAAGAAAGTACTATTAATTGGTGCAGATAAAATGTCATCAATTATAGATTACACCGATAGAGCTACTTGTATAATTTTTGGAGATGGAGCTGGTGCTACATTATTTGAGCCTAACACTGATGGTTATGGATTCCAAGATGAATACTTACGTAGTGATGGTGTTGGTAGAGATTTCTTAAAAATCGAAGCGGGAGGATCTATTTTACCTCCATCTGCTGATACAATCAAAAGCAGACAGCATTTTGTGCATCAAGAAGGAAGAACAGTATTTAAGTTTGCTGTTTCTAACATGGCAGATGTGTCTGAAAAAATCTTAGAAAGAAATAATCTAACCAAAGAAACTGTAAATTGGTTAGTTCCACATCAAGCAAATAAAAGAATTATTGAAGCTACAGCTAATCGTATTGGTTTAGATGATAGTAAGGTGATGATGAATATCAGTAAATATGGTAATACAACATCAGCAACTTTACCTCTTTTATTAGCAGACTATGAAAAAGAACTGAAAAAAGGAGATAATTTAATTTTTGCGGCCTTTGGAGGTGGATTCACTTGGGGATCTATCTACTTAAAATGGGCATATAATAAATAG
- the accB gene encoding acetyl-CoA carboxylase biotin carboxyl carrier protein: MDIKEIQNLIKFVAKSGASEVKLEMDDVKITIKTGSDAPETKIIQAAMPAAPQMMAAPVAAAPQPVASEPAAPAAPKATEDESKYLTIKSPIIGTLYRKPSPDKPVFVEVGSEIKAGDTVCIIEAMKLFNEIESEVSGKIVKVLVDDSSPVEFDQPLFLVDPS; encoded by the coding sequence ATGGACATTAAAGAAATCCAAAATCTTATTAAGTTCGTAGCTAAGTCTGGTGCCAGTGAGGTGAAGTTAGAGATGGATGATGTAAAGATTACGATTAAAACTGGATCTGACGCTCCAGAAACAAAAATCATTCAAGCTGCAATGCCAGCTGCTCCACAAATGATGGCTGCTCCAGTTGCTGCTGCTCCACAACCAGTTGCAAGTGAACCTGCAGCTCCTGCGGCTCCAAAAGCTACTGAAGACGAATCAAAATATTTAACTATCAAGTCTCCAATTATCGGAACATTATACCGTAAACCTTCTCCAGACAAACCTGTATTTGTAGAAGTTGGTTCTGAAATTAAAGCAGGAGATACAGTTTGTATTATTGAAGCAATGAAACTATTTAACGAAATTGAATCTGAGGTTTCTGGAAAGATCGTTAAAGTTTTAGTAGATGATTCATCACCTGTTGAATTTGATCAACCTTTATTCTTAGTTGATCCATCTTAA
- the accC gene encoding acetyl-CoA carboxylase biotin carboxylase subunit translates to MFKKILIANRGEIALRVIRTCKEMGIKTVAVYSKADAESLHVRFADEAVCIGPAPSNESYLKMDRIIAAAEITNADAIHPGYGFLSENAKFSKLCEEHDIKFIGASEEMISKMGDKATAKATMIAAGVPCIPGSEGILDSYEEAEKIAVDMGFPVMLKATAGGGGKGMRAVWNKEDLKPAWDSARMEAKASFGNDGMYMEKLIEEPRHIEIQIVGDSFGKACHLSERDCSVQRRHQKLTEETPSPFMTDELRHAMGEAAVKAAEYIKYEGAGTVEFLVDKHRNFYFMEMNTRIQVEHPITEEVVDYDLIREQILVAAGVPISGKNYTPQLHSIECRINAEDPHKNFRPSPGKITSYHEPGGHGVRIDTHSYAGYTIPPNYDSMIAKLIVTAQTREEAINKMKRALDEYIIEGIKTTIPFHRQLMDHPDYVAGNYTTKFMEDFEIK, encoded by the coding sequence ATGTTTAAAAAGATATTAATTGCCAATAGAGGTGAGATTGCACTACGTGTAATTCGTACCTGTAAAGAAATGGGCATCAAAACCGTAGCGGTATACTCTAAAGCAGATGCTGAGAGTTTACACGTAAGGTTTGCTGATGAAGCTGTATGTATTGGTCCTGCTCCAAGTAATGAGTCTTACTTAAAAATGGACAGAATTATTGCTGCTGCTGAAATCACAAATGCTGATGCTATTCACCCTGGATATGGTTTCCTTTCTGAAAATGCAAAATTTTCTAAATTATGTGAGGAGCACGATATTAAATTTATCGGGGCGAGTGAAGAAATGATCTCTAAAATGGGAGATAAAGCAACTGCAAAAGCAACAATGATTGCTGCAGGTGTACCATGTATTCCTGGATCTGAAGGGATTTTAGACTCTTACGAAGAAGCTGAAAAAATCGCTGTAGATATGGGATTCCCTGTAATGCTTAAAGCAACTGCCGGTGGTGGTGGTAAAGGGATGCGTGCCGTTTGGAATAAAGAAGATTTAAAGCCAGCTTGGGATTCTGCTCGTATGGAAGCAAAAGCTTCTTTTGGAAACGACGGAATGTACATGGAAAAATTAATTGAAGAGCCAAGACACATTGAAATTCAAATTGTTGGTGATTCATTTGGTAAGGCGTGTCACTTATCTGAAAGAGATTGTTCTGTTCAGCGTCGTCACCAAAAATTAACAGAAGAAACTCCTTCTCCATTCATGACTGATGAATTAAGACATGCAATGGGAGAAGCTGCAGTAAAAGCTGCGGAATATATTAAGTACGAAGGTGCTGGAACGGTAGAATTTTTAGTTGATAAACACCGTAACTTCTACTTCATGGAAATGAACACTCGTATCCAGGTAGAGCACCCAATTACTGAAGAAGTAGTTGACTATGACTTAATCCGTGAGCAAATATTAGTAGCTGCTGGAGTGCCAATTTCTGGTAAAAACTATACTCCTCAATTACACTCAATTGAATGTAGAATTAACGCGGAAGATCCACATAAGAACTTTAGACCTTCTCCAGGTAAGATTACTTCTTACCATGAGCCAGGTGGTCATGGAGTTCGTATTGATACGCATTCTTATGCTGGATATACAATTCCACCAAACTATGATTCAATGATCGCTAAATTAATTGTTACTGCACAAACACGTGAAGAAGCAATTAATAAAATGAAGCGTGCTTTAGATGAGTATATCATTGAAGGAATTAAAACAACAATTCCTTTCCATAGACAATTAATGGATCATCCTGATTATGTAGCTGGTAATTACACTACAAAATTTATGGAAGACTTCGAGATAAAATAA
- a CDS encoding 3-deoxy-D-manno-octulosonic acid transferase: protein MLFIYNLIIHIVYFFIKIIALFNAKLKLFVDGRKETFRALESIKTNDKVFWIHAASLGEFEQARPIIEQLKSLYSDYKIVVTFFSPSGYEIRKNYDLADVVCYLPFDTSKNVKRFIKQVHPDLAIIVKYEFWPNLLNELRKTKTKTILVSGIFRKDQLFFKSYGKWMRNFLSAFNHFFVQNKSSKELLHQVNFNNVTVSGDTRFDRVHKILNQDNTIDFIEDFKSNTYTVIAGSTWKEDEDLLVNYINEVATDEEKFIIAPHKINSESIESLRKSILKKTILYSERNNVDLKDYQVFIVDTIGLLTKIYAYANAAYVGGGLATGLHNILEPATFGVPVIFGGNKYQKFNEAIELLELGGSKTIINQKDLNSILVSLKKDITLRIAMGENCKKYISNNIGATPTILEYIKQQLQ from the coding sequence ATGCTTTTTATTTATAATTTAATAATTCATATCGTTTATTTTTTCATCAAAATAATAGCCCTATTTAACGCTAAGCTCAAATTATTTGTAGATGGTAGAAAAGAAACGTTTCGTGCCTTAGAAAGCATTAAAACAAATGATAAAGTATTTTGGATTCATGCTGCCTCTTTAGGCGAATTTGAACAAGCACGACCAATTATTGAACAACTAAAAAGTCTCTATTCCGACTATAAAATTGTAGTTACCTTCTTCTCTCCTTCTGGATATGAAATTCGTAAAAACTATGATTTAGCTGATGTTGTGTGTTATCTACCTTTTGATACATCAAAAAATGTAAAACGTTTTATTAAGCAAGTACATCCTGATTTAGCAATTATAGTCAAGTATGAGTTTTGGCCGAATCTATTAAATGAACTTCGTAAAACTAAGACTAAAACCATTTTAGTTTCTGGAATATTTAGAAAAGATCAATTGTTTTTTAAATCTTACGGAAAGTGGATGCGCAATTTCTTGTCTGCCTTCAATCACTTCTTTGTTCAGAATAAGAGCTCAAAAGAATTACTTCATCAAGTTAACTTCAACAACGTTACTGTTTCTGGTGATACACGTTTTGATAGAGTTCATAAAATTTTAAATCAAGATAACACCATAGATTTCATTGAAGACTTTAAAAGCAATACTTATACGGTTATTGCAGGAAGTACATGGAAAGAAGATGAAGATTTGCTAGTAAATTATATCAATGAAGTTGCCACAGATGAAGAAAAGTTTATCATTGCTCCTCATAAAATAAACTCAGAAAGTATTGAATCTCTTAGGAAATCAATACTCAAAAAAACAATATTATATTCTGAACGAAATAACGTTGATCTAAAAGATTATCAAGTCTTTATTGTTGATACCATCGGTTTATTGACTAAAATTTACGCTTATGCCAACGCCGCATATGTTGGAGGTGGTTTGGCAACGGGTTTACATAATATTTTGGAACCTGCTACTTTTGGTGTTCCTGTAATTTTCGGAGGGAACAAGTATCAAAAATTTAATGAGGCTATCGAACTTCTAGAATTAGGAGGAAGTAAAACTATTATCAATCAAAAAGATTTAAACAGTATTTTAGTCAGCCTGAAAAAAGACATAACATTAAGAATAGCTATGGGAGAAAACTGCAAAAAATATATTAGTAATAATATTGGCGCAACTCCTACTATTCTGGAATACATAAAACAACAACTACAATGA
- a CDS encoding YeeE/YedE family protein — protein sequence MDILFQPWPWFVSGPLISLVLFLFFYFGKNFGVSSNLETICTIAGVNKISDYFKTDWKSRDWSLVFLLGLVIGGAISQLFLTPHGLDTINPETIDDLQQLGFSVQANSYVPKELFSSDAILSIKGFAILLIAGILIGFGTRYAGGCTSGHAITGLSSLQLPSLIAVIGFFIGGLTMVWFIFPLIFG from the coding sequence ATGGACATACTTTTTCAACCTTGGCCTTGGTTTGTATCCGGTCCTTTAATATCATTAGTACTCTTTCTGTTTTTTTATTTTGGAAAAAACTTCGGTGTTTCTAGTAATTTGGAAACTATATGCACTATAGCTGGTGTGAATAAAATCTCTGATTATTTTAAAACTGACTGGAAATCTCGTGATTGGTCTCTAGTATTTTTACTAGGCTTAGTTATTGGTGGAGCAATTAGTCAATTATTTTTGACTCCACATGGTTTGGATACAATTAATCCAGAAACTATTGACGATTTACAACAATTAGGTTTTTCAGTTCAAGCGAATTCATACGTTCCAAAAGAGCTTTTTAGTTCAGATGCTATTCTGAGTATAAAAGGATTTGCTATCTTATTAATCGCAGGTATTTTAATTGGTTTTGGAACTCGTTATGCTGGAGGTTGTACATCAGGACATGCTATTACAGGTTTGAGTAGCTTACAACTGCCTTCTTTAATTGCTGTAATTGGTTTTTTTATAGGTGGTTTAACAATGGTTTGGTTCATATTCCCTTTAATTTTTGGCTAA
- a CDS encoding DUF6691 family protein — MKYLRFLLIGILFGIILSKSEAISWYRIYEMFKFQSFHMYGIIGTAVFSSMLLMFLFKRKYIKDYLGNEIIPKKKRKGFIRTLLGGTIFGLGWALAGCCPAPIFVLIGNGVFSILIVLLGALLGALIYGVLSTKLPN, encoded by the coding sequence ATGAAATATTTGAGATTTTTACTTATTGGAATTTTATTTGGAATTATATTATCTAAATCAGAAGCAATCTCTTGGTATAGAATATATGAAATGTTCAAGTTTCAATCTTTCCATATGTACGGAATCATTGGTACTGCAGTTTTCAGTTCGATGCTACTGATGTTTCTGTTTAAACGTAAATACATTAAAGATTATCTTGGAAATGAGATCATCCCAAAGAAAAAAAGAAAAGGTTTCATAAGAACATTATTAGGAGGAACAATTTTTGGTTTAGGCTGGGCTTTAGCAGGATGTTGTCCCGCTCCAATCTTTGTTTTAATAGGTAATGGTGTTTTCTCTATTTTGATTGTTCTTTTGGGAGCTTTATTAGGAGCTCTAATCTATGGTGTATTAAGTACTAAATTGCCCAATTAA
- a CDS encoding helix-turn-helix domain-containing protein → MNIKVITPSSKLLQKHIYFYYILEETQKDKVTSYLTFPNQYNMVSFSSGVEIDYQQAKISVTPSKSQEIIGDVIFRYKNPILINYDGICKEITIAFKPLGVYSFFDNFSTIDKNGVSYKLIDFDKNLMSSILKEENYESITSRLESYLLSINKDFKHPFLHQFASDVLNGVEYSNSHYTDMFGISSKTFIKHCKQYLKRTPNEFKKVARFKRTLDEFGSNQKGLYSLTDLCYSNSFFDQAHMIKDFKSLTGYTPKDFFKKLSLDNKGINWVYL, encoded by the coding sequence GTGAATATCAAGGTAATTACTCCAAGCAGTAAGCTACTTCAAAAGCATATTTATTTCTATTATATTTTAGAAGAAACCCAAAAAGACAAGGTAACGTCTTATCTTACGTTTCCAAACCAGTATAATATGGTTTCTTTTAGTTCTGGAGTAGAAATCGACTATCAACAAGCTAAAATAAGTGTTACTCCTTCGAAAAGTCAAGAAATTATAGGTGATGTTATTTTCAGATATAAAAATCCTATTCTAATTAATTATGATGGAATTTGTAAAGAAATCACTATCGCTTTTAAACCATTAGGTGTTTATTCCTTTTTCGACAATTTCTCTACGATTGATAAGAATGGAGTTTCTTATAAGTTGATAGACTTTGACAAAAATCTTATGTCTTCTATTCTTAAAGAGGAAAATTACGAAAGTATTACGAGTCGATTAGAGTCTTATTTGTTGTCTATAAACAAAGATTTTAAGCATCCATTTTTGCATCAATTTGCTAGCGACGTTCTCAATGGAGTTGAATATTCAAATAGTCACTATACAGATATGTTTGGAATAAGCTCTAAAACTTTTATCAAACACTGTAAACAGTATTTAAAAAGAACTCCAAATGAGTTTAAAAAAGTAGCGAGATTTAAAAGAACTTTGGATGAATTTGGATCGAATCAAAAAGGGTTATATTCCTTAACAGACCTTTGTTATTCTAATAGTTTTTTTGATCAGGCACATATGATTAAAGATTTCAAATCACTCACAGGCTATACTCCAAAAGATTTTTTTAAAAAATTAAGCCTTGATAATAAGGGAATTAATTGGGTGTATTTATAA
- a CDS encoding DUF4230 domain-containing protein — protein sequence MRFLKYLAVFLLGFLIAKFWYDRQKPVYQTEEVKVMVNEIKNLSKLVVSQGNYSEMYSFSDTKKYFFDYLQFQKKAIVSVNAKVEVGYDLSQLDIQIDSLNREIVINKIPKEEVIISPDVKYFDLKQSQFNTFSKQELNTVNTKAIDRIKETIELTNQKKEAKIRLFEELSKIYQLSKIYQWKVVDNTNSIDLDKIMLIKD from the coding sequence ATGCGCTTTTTAAAATATCTTGCTGTTTTTTTGTTAGGGTTTTTAATTGCCAAATTCTGGTATGATAGGCAAAAGCCAGTGTACCAAACTGAAGAAGTGAAGGTAATGGTAAATGAAATTAAAAATTTAAGTAAACTTGTTGTGTCTCAAGGGAATTATTCAGAAATGTATAGTTTTTCAGATACAAAAAAGTACTTTTTTGATTATTTACAGTTTCAGAAAAAGGCAATCGTATCAGTAAATGCGAAAGTAGAAGTGGGTTATGATTTATCTCAATTAGATATTCAAATTGATAGTTTAAATCGAGAAATTGTAATCAATAAAATTCCGAAAGAAGAAGTCATAATTTCGCCGGATGTAAAGTATTTTGATTTAAAACAAAGTCAATTCAATACATTTTCAAAGCAAGAACTCAATACGGTTAACACTAAAGCTATTGATAGAATAAAAGAAACCATTGAGTTGACGAATCAGAAAAAAGAAGCTAAAATCCGCTTATTTGAAGAATTGTCTAAGATTTATCAATTGTCTAAAATCTATCAATGGAAAGTAGTTGATAATACCAATTCAATCGATCTGGATAAAATAATGCTGATTAAAGATTAA
- a CDS encoding lipoprotein signal peptidase, giving the protein MSKKTIAILTVILAILIDQISKIYIKTHFYLGEEIRVLGMDWFRIHFTENNGMAWGFEFGGKSGKLFLTLFRIVAVGGIIYWLRETIKSKMHNGVVVAISLILAGAIGNIIDSVFYGVIFNTPSGRQVATLFSDEPYGELFFGKVVDMLYFPMYQGESFTFFNAIFNGADSWISIGVVLLFIFHKQAFPKKEEA; this is encoded by the coding sequence ATGTCAAAGAAAACCATTGCAATTCTTACTGTTATACTAGCAATTTTAATTGATCAAATCAGTAAAATATATATAAAAACTCATTTTTATTTAGGTGAGGAAATAAGAGTGTTAGGAATGGATTGGTTTCGTATTCATTTCACTGAGAACAATGGAATGGCATGGGGATTTGAATTTGGAGGAAAATCAGGGAAACTATTTTTAACCTTATTTAGAATTGTTGCAGTTGGTGGAATTATCTATTGGTTAAGAGAAACCATTAAAAGCAAAATGCATAACGGAGTTGTGGTAGCTATTTCTTTAATTTTAGCTGGTGCAATTGGTAATATTATCGACTCGGTTTTCTATGGTGTAATTTTTAATACTCCTTCAGGAAGACAAGTGGCAACACTTTTCTCAGATGAACCATACGGTGAATTATTCTTTGGTAAAGTAGTAGATATGCTATACTTTCCAATGTATCAAGGTGAAAGCTTTACCTTTTTCAATGCGATTTTCAACGGAGCAGATAGTTGGATTAGTATTGGAGTAGTACTATTGTTTATTTTCCATAAACAGGCATTTCCAAAGAAAGAAGAAGCCTAA